A region from the Sulfuricurvum sp. genome encodes:
- the rpsO gene encoding 30S ribosomal protein S15 has translation MALDTANKAQIIKQYQRTEGDTGSSEVQIALLSTRIAGLTEHLKTFKKDHSSRLGLLKLVGQRRRLMRYLKRTNRESYNKLVADLGIRDNI, from the coding sequence ATGGCTTTAGATACGGCGAACAAAGCGCAAATCATTAAACAATACCAAAGAACTGAAGGTGATACAGGTTCAAGTGAAGTACAAATCGCACTTCTTTCAACTCGTATTGCTGGACTTACAGAACATCTTAAAACATTCAAAAAAGACCATTCATCACGTCTTGGTCTTTTGAAACTTGTTGGTCAACGCCGTCGTTTGATGCGTTATTTGAAACGTACAAACCGCGAAAGCTACAACAAACTTGTTGCTGATCTCGGTATCCGTGACAACATCTAA
- a CDS encoding GyrI-like domain-containing protein gives MKRETKNQRADVVNSVLSYIYLYIDTDLNVAELAHMNALSPNHLHRIFKEETGRNLFETIKSIRLQKAASLLLTNKYATISQIARMCGYSSQTSFIKAFKERFDTTPKVWKNGAYLLYSKKNIESSKSASASNRDFSGTIPKIVKTSPIRAAYIRHSGYDISIKNSWNRLYAWSLENGIPENARQIGFHHDNPTITPLSECAYIAAIEIDKDIQPHGTVAYFEIPASLCAVFSISGKYGDVLRFMQYVYQIWLPGSGFEAKTLPPYAIYRKNHFLNETGEFDLEFYLPISVL, from the coding sequence ATGAAGCGTGAAACAAAAAACCAAAGAGCCGATGTCGTCAACAGTGTCCTCTCGTATATCTACCTCTACATCGACACCGATCTCAATGTTGCCGAACTGGCACACATGAACGCCTTGAGTCCCAATCACCTCCACCGGATTTTTAAAGAAGAGACGGGGAGAAATTTGTTTGAAACCATCAAATCGATACGTCTGCAAAAAGCGGCGAGTCTGTTGTTGACCAACAAATACGCAACGATATCTCAGATCGCGCGCATGTGCGGATACAGCTCCCAGACCTCATTTATAAAAGCGTTTAAAGAGCGGTTCGATACGACGCCGAAAGTATGGAAAAACGGTGCCTATCTCCTTTATTCCAAAAAGAATATCGAAAGTTCCAAAAGTGCCAGCGCATCCAATCGGGACTTTTCAGGGACAATACCGAAAATCGTAAAAACCTCTCCGATACGGGCGGCGTACATACGCCACAGCGGGTACGATATATCGATCAAAAACAGCTGGAACCGGCTTTATGCGTGGAGTCTGGAAAACGGCATACCGGAGAATGCACGGCAAATCGGATTTCACCACGACAATCCGACGATTACGCCGCTCAGCGAATGTGCCTATATCGCCGCTATCGAGATCGACAAGGATATTCAGCCGCACGGTACGGTCGCCTATTTTGAAATTCCAGCGTCCTTGTGTGCGGTTTTTAGTATAAGCGGAAAATACGGGGATGTGTTGCGGTTTATGCAGTATGTGTATCAGATATGGCTGCCCGGCAGCGGTTTCGAAGCCAAAACACTGCCGCCCTATGCGATCTATCGAAAAAATCATTTTCTTAATGAAACGGGGGAGTTTGATCTGGAGTTTTATCTCCCGATCAGTGTATTATAA
- a CDS encoding alpha/beta hydrolase gives MSLIELFTDYVLNRKNLKEYVELRKTINERGEFNDAKLLQAEENLQRLKKEEPEVYEGMYETLAKIYARNAGLSIEYPLDFIRQILKMYKNSQTPAQVYEEYKRVLEHYHHDV, from the coding sequence ATGTCACTCATAGAATTGTTTACCGATTATGTCCTAAACCGAAAAAACCTAAAAGAATATGTTGAACTTCGCAAAACAATCAATGAGCGTGGTGAGTTTAACGATGCCAAGCTGCTTCAGGCCGAAGAGAATCTCCAGCGTCTGAAAAAAGAAGAGCCGGAGGTTTATGAGGGAATGTATGAAACTCTTGCCAAAATTTATGCGCGTAACGCAGGGCTATCTATCGAGTATCCACTCGATTTCATTCGCCAAATTCTAAAAATGTATAAAAACTCACAAACTCCTGCGCAAGTCTATGAAGAATACAAACGGGTATTAGAACATTATCATCATGATGTGTGA
- a CDS encoding PaaI family thioesterase translates to MHDIKFPFLEHIGGRLVHSDKGMAEVELRVEAYHLQHMGFVHGGVISTLMDNTGWYAAVSNLGVGYTSVTMEIKINYLKPVVGSNLRAVGNVIRQGRTTSFVKIELFDETNLVAFATGTYAVLQEK, encoded by the coding sequence ATGCACGATATAAAATTTCCGTTTTTAGAACATATTGGCGGCAGGCTGGTTCACAGTGACAAGGGGATGGCTGAAGTCGAACTGCGTGTGGAAGCGTATCATTTGCAGCACATGGGCTTTGTTCACGGCGGAGTCATTTCCACGTTGATGGACAATACGGGATGGTATGCAGCCGTCTCAAATCTCGGAGTCGGGTATACTTCCGTGACCATGGAGATTAAAATCAATTATTTGAAACCGGTAGTGGGGAGCAATTTACGCGCCGTCGGAAATGTGATACGTCAGGGAAGAACAACCTCTTTCGTCAAAATAGAGCTGTTTGATGAGACGAATCTTGTAGCCTTTGCAACAGGAACTTATGCGGTATTGCAGGAAAAATAA
- a CDS encoding PLP-dependent aminotransferase family protein, with the protein MKRSFIREILEVIDTDTISFAGGLPDENLFPMQAIAASAQSVLSDPKSLQYSFSAGISALRDKLAAYYTALGLETSRENILITTGAQQALDLISRVYFKEGSVVEAPAYLGALNAFNANGCPLYPYALQNTEEFESLFAKTKRAYIMCDFQNPTGYSYSVEERIRIAQTAIRHEGIIVEDGAYTELYFEERLPMLSSFAPHHALHVGSFSKILAPGLRLGWIRGDASLLQPILALKERSDLHTSTLSQMVADTFWASGAFEEHLPKIRALYRAKCDYLADKLTTLLPEFVFEKPKGGMFIYGTFTGGIDAYALAMDSLKAGAVFVPGGEFYTATPLCSEARFNFTHSTFEEMERGVSIIAQTYKNTLIKR; encoded by the coding sequence GTGAAACGCTCATTTATCCGAGAAATTTTAGAAGTGATCGATACCGACACCATCTCTTTTGCAGGTGGATTGCCCGATGAAAATCTGTTTCCGATGCAGGCTATCGCCGCTTCGGCTCAAAGCGTTTTGTCCGATCCCAAATCGCTGCAATACTCCTTCAGTGCCGGTATTTCGGCATTACGGGACAAACTGGCCGCCTATTACACCGCATTGGGATTGGAAACATCGAGAGAAAACATCCTCATCACGACGGGAGCACAGCAGGCGCTCGATCTTATCAGCCGTGTCTATTTTAAAGAAGGGAGCGTTGTTGAAGCTCCCGCCTATTTGGGGGCATTAAACGCTTTTAATGCAAACGGATGTCCGTTGTATCCCTATGCACTGCAAAACACTGAGGAGTTTGAATCTCTTTTTGCAAAGACGAAACGGGCCTATATCATGTGTGATTTCCAAAACCCGACAGGATACAGTTACAGCGTAGAAGAGCGAATAAGGATCGCACAAACAGCCATCCGGCATGAGGGAATTATCGTAGAGGACGGTGCTTATACGGAGCTGTATTTCGAAGAAAGACTACCGATGCTCTCATCGTTCGCGCCGCATCATGCACTTCATGTAGGATCGTTTTCCAAGATCCTGGCTCCGGGATTGCGGCTGGGATGGATTCGGGGGGATGCATCGTTGCTTCAACCGATTTTGGCACTTAAAGAGCGTTCAGACCTGCATACCTCTACCCTCTCCCAAATGGTCGCCGACACGTTTTGGGCATCCGGAGCGTTTGAGGAACATTTACCGAAAATCAGAGCGCTTTACCGTGCAAAATGCGATTATCTTGCCGATAAGCTCACAACGCTGCTTCCGGAATTTGTTTTCGAAAAACCCAAGGGGGGTATGTTTATCTACGGTACGTTTACAGGAGGGATAGACGCGTATGCTTTGGCCATGGACTCGTTAAAAGCCGGAGCCGTTTTTGTCCCGGGCGGAGAATTTTACACCGCAACGCCGCTGTGTTCGGAAGCGAGATTCAACTTTACCCATTCGACGTTCGAGGAGATGGAGCGCGGAGTTTCGATCATTGCACAAACGTATAAAAACACTCTAATTAAACGTTAA